The following coding sequences lie in one Litorilinea aerophila genomic window:
- a CDS encoding MFS transporter, whose amino-acid sequence MARIAREDPVQSNLRWNFFVNLWDISFITLGLSLVSRETVMPALVSQLTDSKIAVGLIPAIFTLGFYLPQLLIANYSERLRYKKPFVAFVGGLGERVPYLLIALTLYWLAESRPTATLLLFYLFLVTAAASAGFATPAWFDMIAKVIPVQRRGIWSGLGHGLGALLGIIGAYFVGRILASFPFPRNFSLLFGLAFVVVMISWCGLILTREPPSTTVKERVPLSHYLRQLPAILRRDGNYRRFLLSRSIVQLGTMAGGFFMVYGIERFGVDGRGVGLLTGVLVAGQAIMNLLWGVVGDRRGHKTVLAGASLAMSVAVLAVWLAPSAAWLVLPFFLLGAYIAADAVSGLNIILEFCPPEDRPTYIGLTNTLLAPLVTAAPIVGGWLATVVGYQGLFGVALAVSLVGSSLLALWVREPRRRLAVTQA is encoded by the coding sequence ATGGCCCGCATTGCCCGGGAAGACCCGGTACAGTCCAACCTGCGCTGGAATTTTTTCGTCAACCTGTGGGACATCTCCTTCATCACCCTGGGGCTGAGCCTGGTCTCCCGGGAGACGGTCATGCCTGCCCTGGTGAGTCAGCTCACCGACTCCAAGATCGCGGTGGGCCTGATTCCGGCGATCTTCACCCTGGGTTTCTACCTGCCTCAGCTCCTCATCGCCAACTATTCCGAGCGCCTCCGCTATAAGAAGCCCTTCGTGGCTTTTGTGGGCGGGTTGGGCGAACGGGTGCCCTACCTCCTCATCGCCCTGACCCTGTACTGGCTGGCGGAGAGCCGGCCGACGGCGACCCTGCTGCTCTTCTACCTTTTCCTGGTCACCGCGGCGGCCTCGGCCGGCTTTGCCACGCCCGCCTGGTTCGACATGATCGCCAAGGTCATCCCCGTCCAGCGTCGCGGCATCTGGTCTGGCCTGGGGCACGGCCTGGGCGCCCTGTTGGGCATCATCGGCGCCTACTTTGTGGGGCGCATCCTGGCCAGCTTTCCCTTTCCCCGCAACTTCAGCCTGCTCTTCGGCCTGGCTTTCGTGGTGGTGATGATCTCCTGGTGCGGCCTGATCCTGACCCGGGAACCCCCCAGCACCACGGTCAAGGAGCGGGTACCCTTGAGCCACTACCTGCGCCAGCTGCCGGCCATCCTGCGCCGGGACGGCAACTACCGCCGGTTTTTGCTGAGCCGCTCCATTGTCCAGCTGGGCACCATGGCTGGCGGCTTTTTCATGGTCTACGGCATCGAGCGCTTTGGGGTCGATGGGCGGGGTGTGGGCTTGCTGACCGGCGTCCTGGTGGCCGGCCAGGCCATCATGAACCTGCTCTGGGGCGTGGTGGGGGATCGGCGGGGCCACAAGACCGTGCTGGCCGGCGCCTCCCTGGCCATGTCGGTGGCGGTGCTGGCCGTCTGGCTGGCCCCTTCGGCTGCATGGCTGGTGCTGCCCTTCTTCCTGCTGGGCGCGTACATCGCCGCCGATGCCGTGTCCGGCCTCAACATCATCCTGGAGTTCTGTCCTCCGGAAGACCGGCCCACCTACATTGGGCTCACCAACACCCTGCTGGCTCCCCTGGTGACCGCCGCCCCCATCGTGGGCGGCTGGCTGGCCACTGTGGTGGGGTACCAGGGACTCTTCGGGGTAGCCCTGGCCGTCTCCCTGGTGGGTTCCTCCTTGCTGGCCCTGTGGGTGCGGGAGCCCCGGCGGCGGCTGGCGGTGACCCAGGCGTAA
- a CDS encoding Vgb family protein, producing the protein MPQPRSPSVEIVFDAPGPQPNGMQATRDGLWILDQATGQVDLVSYTGQVLLTLPTASDRGSGITDSGDALWIASTYSREILKVDRQSGATLATFASPGASRTGAHGLEWREGRLWIANPPTATIYQVDVDGFQVVHQIPAPGNRPHGLAWEGDHLWCVETNHRAIYRLDPRTGAHLARVEIPEPYPEPHGMTLWDGRFWYCDAHTRQVCTLPVP; encoded by the coding sequence ATGCCCCAGCCCCGCTCGCCCTCGGTGGAGATCGTCTTCGATGCGCCAGGCCCCCAGCCCAACGGCATGCAGGCCACCAGGGACGGCCTCTGGATCCTGGACCAGGCCACTGGCCAGGTGGACCTGGTCTCCTACACCGGACAGGTGCTGCTCACCCTGCCCACGGCCTCGGATCGGGGCAGCGGCATCACCGACAGCGGCGACGCCCTCTGGATCGCGTCCACCTACAGCCGGGAGATCCTGAAGGTGGACCGCCAGAGTGGCGCCACCCTGGCCACCTTCGCTTCGCCGGGCGCTTCCCGCACCGGCGCCCACGGGCTGGAGTGGCGGGAAGGACGCCTCTGGATCGCCAACCCGCCCACGGCCACCATCTACCAGGTGGATGTGGACGGCTTTCAGGTCGTTCACCAGATCCCGGCGCCGGGCAATCGCCCCCATGGCCTGGCCTGGGAGGGGGACCATCTCTGGTGTGTGGAGACCAACCACCGGGCCATCTACCGCCTGGATCCCCGCACCGGCGCGCACCTGGCCCGGGTAGAGATCCCGGAGCCGTACCCCGAGCCCCACGGCATGACCCTGTGGGATGGCCGCTTCTGGTACTGCGACGCCCACACCCGGCAGGTCTGCACCCTGCCGGTGCCATGA
- a CDS encoding carbohydrate ABC transporter permease translates to MSQLLATEQGQARRPVVTTPWYQRKRTRRLVGAALSYALLLPGAFLFMLPLLWMLSTALKPPNQIFVYPPQWIPNPPQWSNFWEGWTAYLPFNLFLRNSLIITTNNIIGNLVSCCLAAYGFARLRARGKNVLFVLVLSTMLLPYEVTVIPQYVLFTKLGWNNTWLPLMVPPWFGWPFFIFLLRQFFMSIPHELDEAARLDGASSWRILWNIILPLSKPALATVVIFAFIGNWNNFLFPLIYIRDTNKQVLAVGLNMFRGAYGQIDFHYMMAVSLIVLLPVLIVFFFGQRLFVQGIALTGMKG, encoded by the coding sequence ATGAGTCAACTGTTAGCCACGGAGCAGGGGCAGGCCCGGCGGCCTGTGGTCACCACCCCCTGGTATCAGCGGAAGCGGACCCGGCGCCTGGTGGGGGCGGCTTTGAGCTATGCCCTCTTGTTGCCGGGGGCCTTTCTCTTCATGTTGCCCCTGTTGTGGATGCTCTCCACGGCCCTGAAGCCACCCAACCAGATTTTCGTCTACCCACCCCAGTGGATTCCGAATCCGCCCCAGTGGAGCAACTTTTGGGAGGGATGGACGGCGTACCTGCCCTTCAACCTCTTTTTGCGCAACTCCCTGATCATCACCACCAACAACATCATCGGCAACCTGGTTTCCTGCTGCCTGGCCGCCTACGGCTTTGCCCGGCTGCGGGCCCGGGGCAAGAATGTGCTCTTCGTGCTGGTGCTCTCCACCATGCTCCTGCCCTACGAGGTGACGGTGATCCCCCAGTATGTGCTCTTCACCAAGCTGGGCTGGAACAACACCTGGCTGCCGTTGATGGTGCCGCCCTGGTTCGGTTGGCCCTTTTTCATCTTCCTGTTGCGCCAGTTCTTCATGAGCATCCCCCACGAGCTGGACGAGGCAGCCCGGCTGGATGGGGCCTCTTCCTGGCGCATTTTGTGGAACATCATCCTGCCCCTCTCCAAGCCGGCCCTGGCCACGGTGGTGATCTTCGCCTTCATCGGCAACTGGAACAACTTCCTCTTCCCCCTGATCTACATCCGGGACACCAACAAGCAGGTGTTGGCGGTGGGGCTGAACATGTTCCGGGGTGCCTACGGCCAGATCGACTTCCACTACATGATGGCCGTCTCCCTCATCGTGCTCCTGCCTGTGCTCATCGTCTTCTTCTTCGGCCAGCGCCTCTTCGTCCAGGGCATCGCCCTCACCGGCATGAAAGGGTAA
- a CDS encoding carbohydrate ABC transporter permease has protein sequence MQTLSALLQRKPLTLQQREQVDFYIAIAPWLIGLIFFTGGPVLASIAFSFTNWTGLTTLEWVGLENFRKLLFEDELFWTATYNTFYYSFGAVTLGTLGALVVALLLNQKLPGTTLLRVVYYMPSIASGVAVAILWIWLFNPQVGLVNYLLSLVGIKGPLWLASQQWALPALILKSTWGIGANMIIILAGLQGIPVSLYEAARIDGANPWHEFRHVTIPMLSPVLFFVIVISTINSFQILTDVLVMTQGGPGTATFVYVYYIYQAAFQYLKMGYASALAWILFLIILALTLLQLWGSKRWVYYEGGER, from the coding sequence ATGCAGACCCTATCCGCCCTTCTTCAACGCAAGCCCTTGACCTTACAGCAGCGGGAGCAGGTGGACTTCTACATCGCCATTGCGCCCTGGCTGATCGGCCTGATCTTCTTCACCGGCGGGCCTGTCCTGGCCTCCATCGCCTTCAGCTTCACCAACTGGACGGGGCTGACCACCCTGGAGTGGGTGGGGCTGGAGAACTTCCGCAAGCTGTTGTTCGAGGATGAGCTCTTCTGGACGGCCACCTACAACACCTTCTACTACTCCTTTGGGGCGGTGACCCTGGGCACCCTGGGCGCCCTGGTGGTGGCCCTGCTCTTGAACCAGAAGCTGCCCGGCACCACCCTTCTGCGGGTGGTCTACTACATGCCCTCCATCGCCAGCGGCGTGGCGGTGGCCATCCTCTGGATCTGGCTCTTCAACCCCCAGGTGGGGCTGGTCAACTACCTGCTTTCCCTGGTGGGGATCAAGGGGCCCTTGTGGCTGGCCAGCCAGCAGTGGGCCCTGCCGGCCCTGATCCTCAAGAGCACCTGGGGCATCGGCGCCAATATGATCATCATCCTGGCCGGCCTGCAGGGGATCCCCGTCTCCCTCTACGAGGCGGCCCGCATCGACGGGGCCAACCCCTGGCACGAGTTCCGGCACGTGACCATTCCCATGCTGTCGCCGGTGCTCTTCTTCGTGATCGTCATTTCCACCATCAACTCCTTCCAGATCCTGACCGATGTGCTGGTGATGACCCAGGGAGGCCCTGGGACGGCTACCTTTGTCTATGTCTACTACATCTACCAGGCGGCCTTCCAGTACCTGAAGATGGGCTACGCCTCGGCCCTGGCCTGGATCCTGTTTTTGATCATCCTGGCCCTGACCCTGCTCCAGCTTTGGGGCAGCAAGCGCTGGGTCTACTACGAAGGCGGCGAACGGTAA
- a CDS encoding ABC transporter substrate-binding protein gives MQHKHLSRRRFLQITAATAGLATLAACAPAGTTAPASGGESAAQPAAEQITLTFGHHWEAAFRPRQEEFDRQYQERHPNVRIESTYNTWADHNQIVPTWAAAGTLPDIIYVHGRYAFPWNFEGILISVQSYVDNDEEFNVEGIWEEALRLYQFRGEQYEIPYDHGPLILGYNKDLFDEAGLDYPSPDWTMDDFLEAAIALTDPDKQQWGFSGDLPDFGNGGNGSMLYPWGARLMDDTETQILLDTDEAREALQFWVDLIHVHKASPSPAESQAFEQGPWISGRVAMDNTASWNTPTLASFAPFAWDVAPWPQGPGGRGTGSFGSGFGITRDSKHPDAGWEYLREYLSVDGMRFMWGETGRGSPARKEAYDAWLQSEAAPEHAQYFLEALDNYAITDRPYQTLAGGEILDVMNRQRDLLRNGETTVDAAIEAIITEGTPILEEAAKRLQGS, from the coding sequence ATGCAGCACAAGCATCTTTCCAGGCGGCGATTCCTGCAGATCACGGCTGCCACCGCGGGCCTGGCGACCCTGGCCGCCTGTGCCCCGGCCGGCACCACTGCACCCGCCAGTGGCGGAGAATCCGCTGCCCAGCCCGCGGCTGAACAGATCACCCTGACCTTTGGCCACCACTGGGAGGCCGCCTTCCGCCCCCGGCAGGAGGAGTTTGACCGGCAGTATCAGGAGCGACACCCCAACGTGCGCATCGAGTCCACCTACAACACGTGGGCGGACCACAACCAGATCGTGCCTACGTGGGCAGCGGCAGGGACCCTGCCCGACATCATCTACGTCCACGGGCGCTATGCCTTCCCCTGGAACTTCGAGGGGATCCTGATCAGCGTTCAGTCCTATGTGGACAACGACGAGGAGTTCAACGTGGAGGGCATCTGGGAGGAGGCCCTGCGCCTCTACCAGTTCCGGGGCGAGCAGTACGAGATCCCCTACGACCACGGCCCCCTGATTTTGGGCTACAACAAAGACCTCTTCGACGAGGCCGGCCTGGACTACCCCAGCCCGGACTGGACCATGGACGACTTCCTGGAGGCAGCCATCGCCCTGACCGACCCGGACAAGCAGCAGTGGGGCTTCTCCGGCGACCTGCCGGACTTCGGCAACGGCGGCAACGGCTCCATGCTCTACCCGTGGGGCGCCCGGCTGATGGACGACACCGAGACCCAGATCCTGCTGGACACGGACGAAGCCCGGGAGGCCCTCCAGTTCTGGGTGGATCTGATCCACGTCCACAAGGCTTCGCCCAGCCCGGCCGAGTCCCAGGCCTTTGAGCAGGGGCCGTGGATCTCGGGGCGGGTGGCCATGGACAACACCGCCTCGTGGAACACCCCCACCCTGGCCAGCTTTGCGCCTTTCGCCTGGGATGTGGCGCCCTGGCCCCAGGGGCCCGGCGGCCGGGGCACCGGCTCCTTTGGCAGCGGCTTTGGCATCACCCGGGACAGCAAGCACCCCGACGCCGGTTGGGAGTACCTGCGGGAATACCTCTCGGTGGACGGCATGCGCTTCATGTGGGGCGAGACGGGCCGAGGCAGCCCGGCCCGCAAGGAGGCCTACGACGCCTGGCTGCAGTCTGAGGCGGCGCCGGAGCACGCCCAGTACTTCCTGGAGGCCCTGGACAACTACGCCATCACCGACCGCCCCTACCAGACCCTGGCCGGCGGCGAGATCCTGGACGTGATGAACCGCCAGCGGGACCTGCTGCGCAACGGTGAGACCACGGTGGACGCTGCCATCGAGGCCATCATCACCGAAGGCACTCCCATCCTGGAAGAGGCCGCCAAACGGCTGCAGGGTTCCTAG
- a CDS encoding LacI family DNA-binding transcriptional regulator, with product MATIRDVAERAGVAPITVSRVLNNSGYFSEETRRRVEKAAAELQYVPNQLARSLRSNRTDTLALVLTDITNPFWTTVARAVEDTAATQGFNVILCNTDEQEEKQLQYVSVLLRKRVDGFLLVPVSHNVEPITMIRQQGVPVVVLDRDIPELEADVVRCASEEGAYELIRYLIGLGHRDIAVITGPEVVSTAQERVNGYRRALAEHGLPVNPERIFFGNYTVESGYELARGVLQRQPRPTALFAGNNFIAIGALKAIREAGLQVPQDISLVSFDDLPPTLVVDPFLTVAAQSPYELGRQATELLLRRIAEPESCDWQKIVLPTELVVRRSCQAVAGERLGD from the coding sequence ATGGCCACCATTCGCGATGTTGCCGAACGTGCCGGCGTGGCACCCATCACCGTTTCCCGGGTACTCAACAACTCGGGCTATTTCAGCGAGGAGACTCGACGGCGGGTCGAGAAGGCCGCGGCCGAGCTCCAGTACGTGCCCAACCAGTTGGCCCGCAGCCTGCGTTCCAACCGCACAGACACCCTGGCCCTGGTCTTGACCGACATCACCAACCCCTTCTGGACCACCGTGGCCCGCGCGGTGGAGGACACCGCGGCCACCCAGGGCTTCAACGTGATCCTCTGCAACACCGACGAACAGGAGGAAAAGCAGCTCCAATACGTCTCGGTGCTACTCCGCAAGCGGGTAGACGGCTTCCTGCTGGTGCCGGTAAGCCACAACGTGGAACCCATCACCATGATCCGACAGCAGGGCGTGCCGGTGGTGGTGCTGGATCGGGATATACCAGAGCTAGAGGCGGATGTGGTGCGCTGCGCATCGGAGGAGGGGGCCTACGAGCTGATCCGATACCTCATCGGCCTGGGGCATCGGGACATCGCCGTGATCACCGGGCCGGAGGTCGTCTCCACGGCCCAGGAGCGGGTGAACGGCTATCGGCGGGCGCTAGCGGAGCACGGCCTGCCGGTGAACCCGGAGCGGATCTTCTTCGGCAACTACACGGTGGAGAGCGGCTACGAGCTGGCCCGTGGGGTGCTCCAGCGCCAGCCCCGCCCCACCGCGCTCTTCGCCGGCAACAACTTCATCGCCATCGGCGCGCTCAAGGCCATCCGCGAGGCCGGGCTTCAGGTCCCCCAGGACATCTCCCTGGTCAGCTTCGATGACCTGCCGCCCACCCTGGTGGTGGACCCGTTCCTCACCGTGGCGGCCCAGTCGCCCTACGAGCTGGGGCGCCAGGCCACAGAGCTGCTGTTGCGGCGCATCGCCGAGCCAGAATCGTGCGACTGGCAGAAGATCGTCCTGCCCACCGAGCTGGTGGTGCGGCGGTCATGCCAGGCGGTGGCGGGAGAGAGATTGGGGGATTAA
- a CDS encoding aldehyde dehydrogenase family protein has protein sequence MQQFKNLINGEWVDASDGATFENRNPADTNDVIGTFPSATQEDVQRAIAAAREAAREWANTPPPARGAILEKAARIIEARQDEFARALTREEGKTLAESTGEVARARDIFKYYAGEGWRMGGDVLPSNVNGELLYTRREPLGVVALITPWNFPIAIPAWKMAPALVYGNTVVFKPASFAPHIGLLLVEALVEAGIPKGVVNYVTGSGRVVGDTLVTSPDINGVSFTGSYSVGLGIYEKAIKNLTRVQLEMGGKNPMIVLNDADLDLAVKLAVAGGFGVTGQACTATSRVIVEEGIADEFAEALTDAARNLKVGNGLESGTQMGPAVSEDQLQTDLEYIQIGQSEGAKLLAGGGRARDGGYFVQPTVFDFVEPKMRIAQEEIFGPVIGIMRARDFDDAIEKANAIGFGLSAGIVTNNLQRAFQFANRIEAGVVKINEPTTGLALQAPFGGFKHSSANTFKEQGQAAIEFYTRTKTIYVGHG, from the coding sequence ATGCAGCAGTTCAAAAACCTGATTAACGGCGAATGGGTGGACGCCTCTGACGGCGCCACCTTCGAAAACCGCAACCCGGCGGACACCAACGACGTGATCGGCACCTTCCCCTCCGCCACCCAGGAGGACGTGCAGCGGGCCATCGCCGCGGCCCGGGAGGCAGCCCGGGAGTGGGCCAACACTCCGCCGCCGGCCCGGGGCGCCATCCTGGAGAAGGCCGCCCGCATCATCGAGGCCCGCCAGGACGAGTTCGCCCGGGCGTTGACCCGGGAGGAGGGCAAGACCCTGGCCGAGTCCACCGGCGAGGTGGCCCGGGCCCGGGACATCTTCAAGTACTACGCGGGGGAAGGCTGGCGCATGGGCGGCGATGTGTTGCCCAGCAATGTCAACGGCGAGCTGCTCTACACCCGCCGGGAGCCCCTGGGCGTGGTCGCCCTCATCACCCCCTGGAACTTCCCCATCGCCATCCCCGCCTGGAAGATGGCGCCGGCCCTGGTCTACGGCAACACCGTGGTCTTCAAGCCCGCTTCCTTTGCCCCCCACATCGGCCTGCTGCTGGTGGAGGCCCTGGTGGAGGCCGGCATTCCCAAAGGCGTGGTGAACTACGTGACCGGCTCCGGCCGGGTGGTGGGGGACACCCTGGTCACCAGCCCGGACATCAACGGCGTCAGTTTCACCGGCTCGTACAGCGTGGGGCTGGGCATCTACGAAAAGGCCATCAAGAACCTGACCCGGGTGCAGCTGGAGATGGGCGGCAAAAACCCCATGATCGTCCTGAATGACGCCGACCTGGATCTGGCCGTGAAGCTGGCCGTGGCCGGCGGCTTCGGGGTGACGGGCCAGGCCTGCACCGCCACCAGCCGGGTCATCGTGGAGGAGGGGATCGCGGACGAGTTCGCGGAAGCCCTCACCGACGCGGCCCGCAACCTGAAGGTGGGCAACGGCCTGGAGAGCGGCACCCAGATGGGCCCCGCCGTCAGCGAGGATCAGCTCCAGACTGACCTGGAGTACATCCAGATCGGCCAGTCTGAAGGAGCCAAGCTGCTGGCGGGCGGTGGCCGGGCCCGGGATGGCGGCTACTTCGTGCAGCCCACGGTCTTCGACTTCGTGGAGCCCAAGATGCGCATCGCCCAGGAGGAGATCTTCGGCCCGGTGATCGGCATCATGCGGGCCCGGGACTTCGACGACGCCATCGAGAAGGCCAACGCCATTGGCTTCGGCCTCTCCGCGGGGATCGTGACCAACAACCTGCAGCGGGCCTTCCAGTTCGCCAACCGCATCGAAGCGGGCGTGGTCAAGATCAACGAGCCCACCACCGGGCTGGCCCTGCAGGCTCCCTTCGGCGGTTTCAAGCACTCCAGCGCCAACACTTTCAAGGAGCAGGGGCAGGCCGCCATCGAGTTCTATACCCGCACCAAGACCATCTACGTGGGCCACGGCTGA
- a CDS encoding DUF5615 family PIN-like protein: MKILADESVDRPIVERLRQNGYQVWYVAEMEPGISDDVVLDLANREEAILLTADKDFGELVFRQGRVTRGVILIRLAGISPIRKAEIVASALAAHGGEMEQAFTVITPGAVRIRRRAIKSEKEDTA, translated from the coding sequence GTGAAGATTCTGGCCGACGAGAGTGTGGATCGCCCCATTGTAGAGCGGCTGCGACAAAACGGCTATCAGGTATGGTATGTTGCCGAGATGGAGCCGGGAATTTCCGACGACGTTGTCCTGGATTTGGCGAACCGAGAAGAGGCTATATTGCTCACGGCGGACAAAGACTTCGGCGAGCTTGTGTTTCGTCAGGGGCGGGTGACAAGAGGGGTCATTCTGATTCGGTTGGCTGGTATCTCGCCAATCCGCAAGGCGGAGATTGTGGCCTCCGCCTTGGCCGCGCACGGCGGCGAGATGGAACAAGCCTTCACAGTGATTACTCCAGGAGCCGTGCGCATCCGGCGCCGAGCAATCAAATCGGAAAAGGAAGACACCGCCTAA
- a CDS encoding DUF433 domain-containing protein: MKTEWIVSDPSIMMGKPVIAGTRITVELILEKLAAGETVEDLLEAHPRLTREAIQAALAFAAEALRADVVYPIKVPA; the protein is encoded by the coding sequence ATGAAAACGGAGTGGATTGTTTCAGACCCATCTATTATGATGGGTAAGCCAGTAATCGCCGGCACTCGTATTACGGTAGAGCTCATTCTGGAGAAGTTGGCAGCTGGCGAGACGGTGGAAGATTTGCTGGAAGCGCACCCTCGGCTAACCCGTGAGGCGATTCAAGCGGCTCTCGCCTTTGCCGCTGAGGCGTTAAGAGCCGATGTAGTTTATCCCATCAAGGTGCCGGCGTGA
- a CDS encoding fumarylacetoacetate hydrolase family protein: MYLTRHRTPDGARWARDGRFLPRGLKLSALLTLPRSAFLAVLEALPPGEAATGDLLPPVEPEQEVWGSGVTYLRSREARKAESTTADVYEKVYDAARPEIFFKSAGWRAVGHGQPVRIRQDTRWNVPEPELTLVINAQGEIVGYTVGNDMSSRDIEGENPLYLPQAKTYNGSCAVGPGIHVATPDDLTDLTIRLEIRRGGEVVFAGDTATSNMKRPFQELVDYLYRELDFPAGALLMTGTGIVPPDDFTLAHGDLIRIAIGDTVLENTVA; the protein is encoded by the coding sequence ATGTATCTAACGCGACATCGAACACCAGACGGCGCGCGCTGGGCGCGCGATGGTCGGTTTCTGCCCAGGGGGCTGAAGTTATCCGCCCTGTTGACCCTGCCCCGCAGCGCGTTCCTGGCCGTGCTGGAGGCCCTGCCCCCCGGCGAGGCCGCCACTGGCGACCTGCTGCCCCCCGTGGAGCCCGAGCAGGAGGTGTGGGGCAGCGGGGTCACCTACCTGCGCAGTCGGGAGGCCCGCAAGGCCGAATCCACCACCGCCGACGTCTACGAGAAGGTCTACGACGCCGCCCGGCCGGAGATCTTCTTCAAGTCCGCCGGCTGGCGGGCTGTGGGCCATGGCCAGCCCGTGCGCATTCGCCAGGACACCCGCTGGAATGTCCCCGAGCCGGAGCTGACCCTGGTCATCAACGCGCAAGGCGAGATCGTGGGCTACACCGTGGGCAACGACATGTCCTCCCGGGACATTGAGGGGGAAAATCCCCTCTACCTGCCCCAGGCCAAGACCTACAACGGCTCCTGCGCGGTGGGGCCCGGCATCCACGTGGCCACTCCGGACGACCTGACCGACCTCACCATCCGCCTGGAGATCCGGCGGGGCGGGGAGGTGGTCTTCGCCGGCGACACGGCCACCAGCAACATGAAGCGCCCCTTCCAGGAGCTGGTGGACTACCTCTACCGGGAACTGGACTTCCCGGCCGGTGCGCTGCTCATGACCGGTACCGGCATCGTCCCACCGGACGACTTTACCCTGGCCCACGGCGACCTCATCCGCATCGCCATCGGCGATACGGTGTTGGAAAACACGGTGGCCTGA
- a CDS encoding ribonuclease activity regulator RraA — protein sequence MAQSHRPVTLSDEALAKLRTVSTATLTSQLIKRGFHNTFLPGLYPLQPELRMVGYAFTLRYVPAREDLVDTLYDNTKNVQRLAVETVGKDDVLVIDARGDTRAATLGNILATRMKVRGAAGLVTDGALRDTPGFKTLDFPAYVKAAHATTSFEIHHPVEMNVPIGCAGVLIMPGDIMVGDGEGVVAIPAQVAEEVAHAAYEQERLEEFIQAKVAAGASILGVYPPDEQTLAEYEEWRRQRGLRSV from the coding sequence ATGGCCCAATCCCACCGTCCTGTCACCCTGAGCGACGAAGCCCTGGCCAAGCTGCGCACCGTCTCCACGGCCACCCTGACCAGCCAGCTCATCAAACGGGGCTTCCACAACACCTTCCTCCCCGGCCTCTACCCCCTCCAGCCGGAGCTGCGCATGGTGGGCTACGCCTTCACCCTGCGCTATGTACCGGCCCGGGAGGATCTGGTGGATACCCTTTACGACAACACCAAAAATGTCCAGCGGCTGGCGGTCGAGACCGTGGGCAAGGATGACGTGCTGGTCATCGACGCGCGCGGCGATACCCGGGCTGCGACCCTGGGCAACATCCTGGCCACCCGCATGAAGGTGCGGGGCGCGGCCGGCCTGGTCACCGACGGCGCGCTGCGGGATACGCCCGGCTTCAAGACCCTGGACTTCCCGGCCTACGTCAAGGCGGCCCACGCCACCACCTCCTTCGAGATCCACCACCCGGTGGAGATGAACGTGCCCATCGGCTGCGCCGGGGTGCTGATCATGCCCGGCGACATCATGGTGGGCGACGGCGAGGGCGTGGTGGCCATCCCGGCCCAGGTGGCCGAGGAGGTAGCCCACGCCGCTTATGAGCAGGAGCGGCTGGAGGAGTTCATCCAGGCCAAGGTGGCCGCCGGCGCCAGCATCCTGGGCGTTTATCCGCCGGATGAGCAGACTCTGGCCGAGTACGAGGAGTGGCGGCGTCAGCGGGGATTGAGGAGTGTGTGA